The following proteins are encoded in a genomic region of Balaenoptera ricei isolate mBalRic1 chromosome 14, mBalRic1.hap2, whole genome shotgun sequence:
- the FZD10 gene encoding frizzled-10 has translation MQRPGPRLWLVLQVMGSCAAISSMDMERPGDGKCQPIEIPMCKDIGYNMTRMPNLMGHENQREAAIQLHEFAPLVEYGCHGHLRFFLCSLYAPMCTEQVSTPIPACRVMCEQARLKCSPIMEQFNFKWPDSLDCSKLPNKNDPNYLCMEAPNNGSDEPARGSGMFPPLFRPQRPHSAQEHPLKDGGPGRAGCDNPGKFRHVEKSASCAPLCTPGVDVYWSRDDKHFAVVWLAVWSVLCFFSSAFTVLTFLIDPARFRYPERPIIFLSMCYCVYSVGYIIRLFAGAESVACDRDSGQLYVIQEGLESTGCTLVFLVLYYFGMASSLWWVILTLTWFLAAGKKWGHEAIEANSSYFHLAAWAIPAVKTILILVMRRVAGDELTGVCYVGSMDINALTGFVLIPLACYLIIGTSFILSGFVALFHIRRVMKTGGENTDKLEKLMVRIGVFSVLYTVPATCVIACYFYERLNVEYWKILATQHKCKMNNQTKNLDCLMAASIPAVEIFMVKIFMLLVVGITSGMWVWTSKTLQSWQNVCSRRFKKKSRRKPASVITSSGIYKKAQHPPKTHLGKYEIPAQPPTCV, from the coding sequence ATGCAGCGCCCGGGCCCCCGCCTGTGGCTGGTCCTTCAGGTGATGGGCTCGTGCGCCGCCATCAGCTCCATGGACATGGAGCGTCCGGGCGACGGCAAGTGCCAGCCCATCGAGATCCCGATGTGCAAGGACATTGGCTACAACATGACCCGCATGCCCAACCTGATGGGCCACGAGAACCAGCGCGAGGCCGCCATCCAGCTGCACGAGTTCGCGCCGCTGGTGGAGTACGGCTGCCACGGCCACCTCCGCTTCTTCCTGTGCTCGCTGTACGCGCCCATGTGCACCGAGCAagtctccacccccatccccgccTGCCGGGTCATGTGCGAGCAGGCCCGGCTCAAGTGCTCCCCGATCATGGAGCAGTTCAACTTCAAGTGGCCCGACTCGCTGGACTGCAGCAAACTCCCCAACAAGAACGACCCCAACTACCTGTGCATGGAGGCGCCCAACAACGGCTCGGACGAGCCCGCGCGGGGCTCGGGCATGTTCCCGCCGCTCTTCCGGCCGCAGCGGCCGCACAGCGCGCAGGAGCACCCGCTGAAGGACGGGGGCCCCGGGCGCGCCGGCTGCGACAACCCGGGCAAGTTCCGCCACGTGGAGAAGAGCGCGTCGTGCGCGCCGCTCTGCACGCCGGGCGTGGACGTCTACTGGAGCCGCGACGACAAGCACTTCGCCGTGGTCTGGCTGGCCGTCTGGTCCGTGCTCTGCTTCTTCTCCAGCGCCTTCACCGTGCTCACCTTCCTCATCGACCCGGCGCGCTTCAGGTACCCCGAGCGCCCCATCATCTTCCTCTCCATGTGCTACTGCGTCTACTCGGTGGGCTACATCATCCGCCTCTTCGCGGGCGCCGAGAGCGTCGCCTGCGACCGGGACAGCGGGCAGCTCTACGTCATCCAGGAGGGGCTTGAGAGCACGGGCTGCACCCTGGTCTTCCTGGTCCTCTACTACTTCGGCATGGCCAGTTCCCTGTGGTGGGTGATTCTCACGCTCACCTGGTTTCTGGCTGCGGGCAAGAAGTGGGGCCACGAGGCCATCGAGGCCAACAGCAGCTACTTCCACCTGGCCGCCTGGGCCATCCCGGCCGTGAAGACCATCCTAATCCTGGTGATGCGCAGGGTCGCGGGGGACGAGCTGACCGGCGTCTGCTACGTGGGGAGCATGGACATCAACGCCCTCACCGGCTTCGTCCTCATCCCGCTGGCCTGTTACCTCATCATCGGCACTTCCTTTATCCTCTCGGGCTTCGTGGCCCTCTTCCACATCCGGAGGGTGATGAAAACGGGTGGGGAGAACACGGACAAACTGGAAAAGCTCATGGTGAGGATAGGGGTCTTCTCCGTGCTCTACACGGTGCCGGCCACCTGTGTGATTGCCTGTTACTTTTACGAACGCCTCAACGTGGAGTATTGGAAGATCCTGGCCACGCAGCACAAGTGCAAAATGAACAACCAGACTAAAAACCTGGACTGTCTGATGGCCGCCTCCATCCCCGCGGTGGAGATCTTCATGGTGAAGATTTTCATGCTGCTGGTGGTGGGCATCACGAGCGGCATGTGGGTCTGGACATCCAAGACCCTGCAGTCCTGGCAGAACGTTTGCAGCCGCAGGTTCAAGAAAAAGAGCCGAAGAAAACCGGCCAGCGTGATCACCAGCAGTGGAATTTACAAAAAAGCCCAGCATCCCCCAAAAACCCATCTCGGGAAATACGAAATCCCTGCCCAGCCTCCCACCTGCGTGTGA